Proteins from a genomic interval of Yoonia sp. GPGPB17:
- the cbiB gene encoding adenosylcobinamide-phosphate synthase CbiB, protein MTLVFGMLLDALLGEPRWLWSRFVHPAVLMGRLIGWCDQSFNKGASKRLMGAITIAGLCIMAGIFGWIIELAPGYVLDVIVVAILLAQKSLVEHVQAVADALRLSLGDGRRCVAMIVGRDTKDMDQAAVARSATESAAENLSDGVIAPIFWFALAGLPGLLIYKITNTADSMIGYRTPKHAEFGWASAKLDDLLNLIPARLSALMIWAVTSRSQPKAIFDDAPLHRSPNAGWPEAAMAHGLDIALSGPRSYDGEMRDYPFVNSAGERSLTPDHIDQTVAVLWKTWALAFGLALTVAIISRLT, encoded by the coding sequence GTGACACTCGTCTTTGGCATGCTGTTGGATGCGCTACTGGGCGAGCCAAGATGGCTTTGGTCACGTTTCGTGCACCCGGCAGTCCTCATGGGTCGCCTGATTGGATGGTGCGATCAAAGCTTCAACAAAGGCGCAAGCAAGAGACTGATGGGTGCCATTACCATCGCCGGACTATGCATCATGGCTGGCATCTTTGGATGGATCATTGAACTTGCGCCGGGTTATGTTCTTGACGTGATCGTCGTTGCAATCTTGCTGGCGCAAAAATCACTTGTCGAACACGTGCAGGCCGTTGCTGATGCCCTGCGCCTGTCTCTGGGCGATGGGCGACGCTGCGTCGCCATGATTGTAGGGCGTGATACGAAGGATATGGACCAAGCGGCGGTCGCACGCTCTGCGACTGAAAGTGCTGCTGAAAACCTCTCTGATGGCGTGATCGCCCCGATCTTCTGGTTTGCGCTCGCTGGCTTGCCGGGGCTGCTGATCTACAAGATCACGAACACCGCCGACAGCATGATTGGCTACCGTACGCCAAAGCACGCAGAGTTCGGGTGGGCCTCTGCAAAACTAGATGACCTGCTCAATCTTATCCCGGCAAGGCTGAGCGCACTGATGATTTGGGCCGTTACATCCCGCTCGCAACCAAAGGCAATCTTTGACGACGCCCCGCTCCACCGCTCACCCAACGCCGGTTGGCCAGAAGCTGCGATGGCGCACGGCCTTGATATCGCACTCAGCGGACCACGCAGCTACGACGGCGAGATGCGGGACTATCCCTTCGTGAACAGCGCGGGAGAACGTTCTCTCACTCCGGATCATATTGATCAGACGGTTGCGGTCTTGTGGAAAACCTGGGCGCTCGCTTTTGGGCTGGCCCTTACCGTGGCAATCATAAGCCGCTTGACCTGA
- a CDS encoding threonine-phosphate decarboxylase — MSKKRDHGGGLDAAIAAYGGTRTDWLDLSTGINPVPYPMPQLPSDAWTALPDEAAFARLYALARGFWNVPDEAHIIGATGASAIIAALPRVIPQGEVCIPGPTYNEHGAAFAASGWRLGHDPSHALVAVHPNNPDGHIWKVSDFNTAYTVIDESFCDVMPAQSLVHLASRPGTIILKSFGKFWGLAGLRLGFAVGDPAIIAKLTDLLGPWQISGPALSIGAEALSDPAWADDTRTRLVADAGRLDQLMTQRGAKLIGGTSLFRLYKVKDAQLTQDQLAQHHVWSRTFPYAHDWLRLGLPAPNRWAQLEAAL, encoded by the coding sequence ATGAGCAAAAAGCGCGATCACGGCGGGGGCCTTGATGCCGCGATTGCCGCATATGGCGGAACACGCACGGATTGGTTGGATCTTTCGACGGGTATCAACCCCGTGCCATACCCTATGCCGCAACTGCCCTCGGACGCGTGGACGGCGCTGCCAGATGAGGCGGCTTTCGCGCGACTTTATGCTCTGGCACGCGGTTTCTGGAATGTCCCGGACGAGGCGCACATCATTGGCGCAACCGGCGCTTCGGCGATCATCGCTGCCCTGCCCCGTGTGATCCCGCAAGGTGAGGTCTGTATTCCGGGTCCGACCTACAACGAACACGGGGCGGCCTTTGCTGCGTCAGGATGGCGCTTGGGTCATGACCCAAGCCACGCGTTGGTCGCGGTGCATCCCAACAACCCCGATGGCCACATCTGGAAAGTCAGTGACTTCAACACTGCCTACACCGTAATCGACGAAAGCTTTTGTGATGTCATGCCCGCGCAATCGCTGGTGCACCTGGCATCACGGCCCGGCACCATCATATTGAAAAGTTTCGGGAAATTCTGGGGGTTGGCTGGTCTGCGTCTCGGCTTTGCCGTTGGCGATCCAGCCATCATCGCCAAACTGACCGATTTGCTGGGCCCATGGCAGATCTCTGGTCCGGCCCTATCTATCGGGGCCGAGGCATTGTCTGATCCCGCATGGGCGGATGACACGCGTACCCGGTTGGTCGCGGATGCGGGGCGGCTTGATCAGCTGATGACCCAAAGAGGGGCTAAGTTGATCGGAGGCACCAGCTTGTTTCGCCTCTACAAGGTGAAAGACGCGCAGTTGACCCAAGACCAACTGGCCCAGCATCATGTCTGGTCCCGCACCTTTCCTTATGCGCATGATTGGCTGCGGCTTGGGCTGCCCGCACCAAACCGCTGGGCACAACTGGAAGCCGCGTTGTGA
- a CDS encoding DUF1636 domain-containing protein codes for MTTWITICDTCKQEGWDSGDMSQTDGEALASLIEAAATGLNEVKTRRVSCLMGCKKACNVAIQGAGKLNYTLGEFEPTTEAASGIVAYAMAHAGSDTGQVPYREWPQAVKGHFVTRHPPLPKDE; via the coding sequence ATGACAACCTGGATCACGATTTGCGACACCTGCAAACAGGAAGGGTGGGATTCTGGCGATATGTCTCAAACCGATGGCGAGGCGCTTGCCAGCTTGATCGAGGCTGCCGCAACGGGGCTGAACGAGGTCAAAACCCGGCGGGTGTCTTGCCTGATGGGCTGCAAGAAGGCCTGCAATGTCGCGATTCAGGGCGCAGGCAAGCTGAACTACACCTTGGGCGAATTTGAACCCACGACCGAGGCGGCAAGTGGTATCGTCGCCTATGCGATGGCCCATGCCGGATCTGACACCGGGCAAGTGCCGTACCGTGAATGGCCGCAGGCCGTGAAAGGGCACTTTGTGACCCGTCATCCGCCACTGCCAAAAGACGAATGA
- a CDS encoding response regulator, with the protein MRALIVHRDSELGNRWRRHLSRLEVDVTLVNNAASALDVIEDISFDVIVLDLVMAEGSAFAVADLARFRQPDANVVFVTDTSFFSDGSIFSHAANARALIRTATPPKDLAAIVHHYGISRPGRAGHHSLVPG; encoded by the coding sequence ATGCGCGCACTGATAGTCCATAGGGATTCTGAATTGGGTAACCGTTGGCGACGTCACTTGAGCCGTCTTGAGGTTGATGTGACGTTAGTCAACAACGCAGCATCTGCGTTGGATGTTATTGAAGACATTTCGTTTGATGTGATCGTATTGGACCTTGTCATGGCCGAAGGCAGCGCCTTTGCTGTTGCAGACCTTGCGCGGTTCCGCCAACCGGATGCCAATGTCGTTTTTGTCACTGACACGAGCTTTTTCTCAGATGGGTCGATTTTCAGCCATGCCGCCAACGCCCGTGCCTTGATCCGAACCGCGACGCCGCCCAAAGACCTGGCCGCGATTGTGCATCACTATGGGATCAGCCGCCCCGGCCGTGCGGGGCATCATAGTCTAGTTCCGGGTTGA
- a CDS encoding glutathione S-transferase family protein, with protein MGQLVDGVWHDVWYETKKTGGAFVRKDAQFRNWITSDGSAGPSGTGGFKAESGRYHLYVSYACPWAHRTLVFRQLKELTDHIAISAVHPDMLSDGWTFETDEHGATGDTLFGLSFAREVYIKALPDMNGRVTVPILWDKKQGKIVSNESSEIIRMFNTAFNEITGNTDDYWPKELREEIAPVNDRIYDTLNNGVYKSGFATSQEAYDKAVHPLFETLDWLEERLSTKRYLMGDRLTEADWRLWTTLVRFDPVYHLHFKCNRKRIADYPNLSGYMRELYQMPGIAETVNMAHIVRHYHFSHETINPHRIIPINPELDYDAPHGRGG; from the coding sequence ATGGGCCAGTTGGTTGACGGCGTATGGCATGACGTTTGGTATGAGACCAAAAAAACGGGCGGGGCATTCGTCCGCAAAGACGCGCAGTTTCGGAACTGGATCACCTCGGATGGGTCCGCAGGCCCCTCGGGGACAGGCGGTTTCAAGGCCGAAAGCGGGCGCTATCACCTTTATGTCTCTTATGCCTGCCCATGGGCGCATCGCACGCTGGTCTTTCGGCAACTCAAAGAGCTGACCGATCACATCGCCATATCTGCGGTGCACCCTGATATGCTGTCCGATGGCTGGACCTTCGAGACAGATGAACATGGGGCGACGGGCGACACGCTTTTCGGACTGTCCTTTGCCCGCGAAGTCTACATCAAGGCGCTGCCGGATATGAACGGCCGCGTCACTGTGCCAATCCTCTGGGATAAGAAACAAGGCAAGATTGTCTCAAACGAAAGCTCTGAGATTATCCGCATGTTCAACACGGCCTTCAACGAGATCACCGGAAACACCGATGACTATTGGCCAAAAGAACTGCGCGAGGAGATCGCCCCCGTGAACGACCGCATCTACGACACCCTCAATAATGGTGTCTACAAATCAGGGTTCGCGACTTCACAAGAAGCTTATGACAAGGCCGTACACCCACTTTTCGAGACACTGGACTGGCTGGAAGAGCGGCTAAGCACAAAACGTTACCTGATGGGCGACCGATTGACCGAGGCGGACTGGCGACTTTGGACCACTTTGGTGCGCTTTGACCCGGTCTATCACCTGCATTTCAAATGCAACCGCAAGCGGATCGCCGACTATCCGAATCTTTCAGGCTATATGCGCGAACTCTATCAGATGCCCGGCATCGCGGAGACGGTGAACATGGCCCATATCGTGCGCCACTATCACTTCAGCCACGAAACCATTAACCCGCACCGGATTATCCCGATCAACCCGGAACTAGACTATGATGCCCCGCACGGCCGGGGCGGCTGA
- a CDS encoding DUF6732 family protein — protein MRGLLTILLICAGSSAMAHPGHWAEAAGHDHWAAGIAIGLAGLAAIWGAVKGKKNKEPEAEVEDTLEEESA, from the coding sequence ATGCGGGGGTTACTGACAATTCTGCTTATCTGTGCTGGATCATCGGCGATGGCACATCCCGGCCACTGGGCCGAAGCTGCCGGTCATGATCACTGGGCGGCAGGTATTGCAATTGGTCTGGCCGGACTTGCCGCTATTTGGGGTGCCGTGAAGGGCAAGAAAAATAAAGAGCCCGAAGCGGAGGTGGAAGACACCTTGGAAGAGGAAAGCGCATGA
- a CDS encoding sirohydrochlorin chelatase: MKTGVMICGHGSRSQSAVDEFATLADKLPAYLPDDWMTDYGYLEFANPVIRDGLDKLREAGCERILAVPGMLFAAMHAKNDIPTVLNTYAAKHDMTIQYGRELGVDPKMIAAAAGRIQDAVDQANVTHGEIPLTETCLVVIGRGASDPDANGNVAKIARMLQEGMGFGWCEVGYSGVTFPLVEPCLQHVARLPYKRVIVFPYFLFSGILIDRIYGFTDQVAAEHTDIQFIKAGYLGDHPKVLETFAERIMEQVSDTPPPNCGICGYRSQVLALEEGTHHHISAEDRAHPAFGAVPPPTCVLCKYRTAVLGFEGEVGAVQESHHHHVEGQGANAPGSNVADCKLCDTFCTGMCRLEATDHHHHHHDHHHHGHDHHHHDHDHHHAPYPHAKHPHGPESARKAKVS, encoded by the coding sequence ATGAAAACTGGTGTCATGATCTGCGGTCACGGGTCGCGCAGCCAATCCGCCGTCGATGAATTTGCAACTCTGGCAGACAAGCTGCCAGCCTATCTGCCAGATGACTGGATGACAGACTATGGTTATCTTGAGTTTGCGAACCCTGTCATTCGTGACGGTTTGGACAAACTGCGCGAGGCAGGGTGCGAGCGGATTTTGGCCGTACCCGGCATGCTTTTTGCGGCGATGCACGCCAAGAATGATATTCCGACGGTTTTGAACACCTATGCGGCAAAACACGATATGACCATCCAGTACGGTCGTGAACTGGGCGTTGATCCCAAGATGATCGCTGCCGCTGCAGGCCGCATTCAAGATGCGGTGGATCAGGCGAATGTGACACATGGCGAGATACCACTGACCGAGACCTGCCTAGTGGTCATTGGCCGAGGCGCCTCTGACCCCGATGCCAACGGCAACGTGGCAAAAATCGCGCGCATGCTTCAGGAAGGTATGGGCTTTGGCTGGTGCGAAGTCGGCTATTCCGGGGTCACATTTCCGCTGGTCGAACCCTGCCTGCAACACGTCGCGCGCCTGCCATACAAACGCGTCATCGTCTTCCCGTACTTCCTGTTCTCGGGCATCCTGATCGACCGGATTTACGGTTTCACCGATCAAGTCGCGGCGGAGCATACTGATATCCAATTCATCAAAGCGGGCTATCTGGGCGACCACCCGAAGGTGCTGGAAACCTTTGCCGAGCGGATTATGGAACAGGTTAGTGATACGCCCCCACCAAATTGCGGTATCTGTGGCTATCGCAGTCAGGTGCTGGCGCTGGAAGAAGGCACGCATCATCATATTAGTGCAGAAGACCGTGCGCATCCCGCCTTTGGTGCGGTCCCGCCCCCAACTTGTGTACTGTGCAAGTACCGCACCGCTGTGCTGGGTTTTGAAGGCGAGGTGGGTGCGGTTCAGGAAAGCCACCACCATCATGTTGAAGGGCAGGGCGCGAATGCGCCGGGGTCCAACGTGGCAGACTGCAAGCTTTGCGATACATTCTGCACCGGTATGTGCCGTTTGGAGGCTACAGACCACCACCACCATCACCACGATCATCACCACCATGGCCATGATCACCATCATCATGATCACGACCATCACCATGCCCCGTACCCCCATGCCAAACACCCGCATGGACCGGAAAGCGCGCGTAAGGCTAAAGTAAGCTAA
- a CDS encoding precorrin-8X methylmutase — protein MRPYETDPSAIYAQSFATVRAEARLERFAPAMQPVITRLIHACGMVEVADRLAFSEEAAEAGHVALMSGAPILCDCEMVGAGIIRRYLPAGNEVIVTLNESSVPTRAQEIGNTRSAAAVELWQHHIAGAVVAIGNAPTALFHLLELLDAGWPKPAVILGFPVGFVGAAESKAELAANPRGCDYVALRGRRGGSAMASAAVNALAAGLPEDG, from the coding sequence GTGCGCCCCTACGAAACAGACCCATCAGCGATCTATGCGCAAAGCTTTGCGACCGTGCGTGCCGAGGCACGGCTTGAACGGTTCGCACCCGCGATGCAGCCTGTGATTACCCGGCTTATCCATGCCTGCGGCATGGTCGAGGTTGCAGATCGGCTAGCGTTCTCGGAAGAGGCCGCAGAAGCGGGGCATGTGGCGCTCATGTCCGGTGCACCAATTCTTTGCGATTGTGAAATGGTCGGCGCCGGGATCATCCGCCGCTACCTTCCGGCAGGGAACGAAGTGATTGTCACGCTGAACGAATCTTCGGTTCCGACGCGCGCGCAAGAGATCGGCAACACACGCTCAGCCGCAGCGGTAGAGCTTTGGCAGCATCACATCGCAGGCGCGGTGGTGGCCATCGGCAACGCACCGACCGCGTTGTTTCATTTGCTTGAGCTGTTGGACGCAGGTTGGCCAAAACCGGCTGTGATTCTGGGCTTTCCGGTCGGCTTCGTCGGCGCTGCGGAAAGCAAAGCCGAACTGGCCGCCAATCCGCGTGGCTGTGACTATGTTGCACTGCGCGGACGGCGTGGCGGATCGGCTATGGCATCGGCCGCTGTGAATGCTTTGGCGGCGGGGTTGCCGGAAGATGGCTGA
- the cbiE gene encoding precorrin-6y C5,15-methyltransferase (decarboxylating) subunit CbiE, translated as MADPWLHIVGIGEDGMDGLVPATRAVVEAAEIIIGGDRHHTLTENLTAKRMAWPSPFDALISTIEGLRGKRVVILATGDPLWFSVGARIGRAIDPGEIIYHPQLSAFQLAAARMGWSLPDVETLTVHGRPVQQMIAFIQPDAQLLVLTTGAETPAQIAAFLTERGFGQSKMTVLAAMGGKDEARFDGLAESWDHTVPAFNTLAVHCVAAPDAALLPRVPGLADDLFQSDGTMTKQEVRAATVAKLMPMRGALLWDIGCGCGSVAIEWMRAARYARAVGIEPRADRRAMAAANALALGVPKLALVEGVVPDALDGLEAPDAIFIGGGLSRETFDAAWDALRPLGRLVANAVTLESEAELIALHKAHGGDLVKLSVHRAEPVGRLTGWRPLMPVTQWSLVKR; from the coding sequence ATGGCTGATCCGTGGCTCCATATCGTCGGGATCGGTGAAGACGGCATGGATGGGTTGGTGCCCGCAACACGTGCCGTTGTTGAAGCCGCCGAGATTATTATCGGCGGCGACAGACATCACACGCTGACTGAAAACCTGACGGCCAAGCGTATGGCATGGCCAAGCCCCTTTGATGCGCTGATTTCGACAATCGAGGGCCTGCGGGGCAAACGCGTGGTCATATTGGCAACCGGCGACCCGCTGTGGTTTTCCGTAGGTGCCCGGATCGGCCGCGCAATCGACCCCGGCGAGATCATCTATCATCCCCAGCTTTCGGCTTTTCAACTGGCAGCCGCCCGTATGGGCTGGTCGCTACCCGATGTTGAGACGCTGACCGTGCATGGCCGCCCGGTGCAGCAAATGATCGCTTTCATCCAACCGGATGCGCAGTTGTTGGTCCTGACCACGGGTGCCGAAACCCCTGCCCAGATCGCAGCGTTTTTGACGGAACGTGGCTTTGGACAATCCAAAATGACCGTGCTGGCCGCGATGGGCGGCAAGGATGAGGCGCGTTTTGATGGGCTGGCAGAAAGCTGGGATCACACGGTGCCTGCATTCAATACGCTCGCCGTGCATTGTGTCGCGGCCCCCGATGCAGCGCTCCTGCCGCGCGTGCCGGGGTTGGCGGACGATCTGTTCCAATCTGATGGCACAATGACCAAGCAAGAGGTCCGCGCAGCGACGGTCGCCAAACTGATGCCGATGCGCGGTGCGCTGCTATGGGACATCGGCTGTGGTTGCGGTTCGGTTGCGATCGAATGGATGCGCGCGGCCCGCTATGCCCGAGCCGTAGGGATCGAGCCGCGCGCAGACAGGCGCGCGATGGCAGCCGCCAATGCATTGGCATTGGGCGTGCCAAAGCTGGCCTTGGTCGAAGGTGTGGTGCCAGACGCGCTGGATGGGTTAGAGGCGCCGGATGCGATTTTCATCGGCGGCGGGTTGAGCCGCGAGACATTTGATGCGGCATGGGATGCGTTGCGCCCGTTGGGCCGTTTGGTGGCAAATGCCGTCACACTGGAAAGCGAGGCGGAACTGATCGCCCTGCACAAGGCGCATGGCGGCGATCTGGTGAAACTGTCAGTCCATCGCGCGGAACCCGTTGGCCGTCTGACAGGCTGGCGTCCGCTGATGCCGGTCACACAGTGGAGCCTTGTAAAGCGATGA
- the cobI gene encoding precorrin-2 C(20)-methyltransferase, which produces MTGILYGVGLGPGAPDLITLRAARLVEGASVVAYPTLAGAASFARSIAAELIAPGVQEIVMDVPMSVERAPAQDAYDKGAAEIAAALDAGHDVICLCEGDPFFYGSFMYLFARLSADYQVEVVPGVTSVTACAAGAGMPLAARNERLTVLPGPLPEDELRARIAGAESVAIMKVGRHLTKIRGVIDDLGLTADAVYVERATLPEEIVQPLADAPEKAPYFSMILLTKGADPWL; this is translated from the coding sequence ATGACAGGGATACTCTACGGTGTTGGTTTAGGGCCCGGCGCACCCGATCTGATCACGCTGCGCGCGGCACGGCTGGTTGAGGGCGCCTCGGTTGTGGCCTATCCGACGCTGGCGGGTGCAGCCAGCTTTGCGCGTTCTATTGCGGCTGAGCTGATTGCGCCGGGGGTGCAAGAGATCGTGATGGATGTGCCTATGTCGGTCGAACGCGCGCCCGCGCAAGACGCCTATGATAAGGGTGCGGCAGAGATCGCGGCGGCGTTGGACGCGGGACATGATGTCATCTGTTTGTGCGAGGGTGATCCGTTCTTTTACGGCTCTTTCATGTATCTTTTTGCGCGGCTTTCGGCGGACTATCAGGTCGAAGTTGTGCCCGGCGTGACATCTGTGACCGCCTGCGCTGCGGGTGCAGGCATGCCGCTGGCGGCGCGTAATGAGCGCTTAACGGTGCTGCCGGGGCCGTTGCCCGAAGATGAACTGCGTGCGCGGATCGCCGGTGCAGAGAGCGTTGCGATCATGAAAGTTGGGCGGCATCTGACCAAGATCCGTGGCGTTATCGATGACCTTGGGTTAACCGCAGACGCTGTCTATGTCGAACGCGCAACCCTGCCTGAAGAAATCGTGCAGCCTTTGGCAGACGCGCCCGAGAAAGCGCCGTATTTCTCGATGATCTTGTTGACGAAAGGGGCCGATCCTTGGCTTTGA
- the cobJ gene encoding precorrin-3B C(17)-methyltransferase: protein MALKPIVLALSRSGEATAHRVAATLGAQVHGREGRVDRADAFFANALDHARDLFAAGVPIVGVCASGILIRAVAPLLADKTTEPPVISISDDGAVVVPLLGGHRGANKLSAQISEALGAVSAITTAGDVALGMALDEPPGGWQLVNRIDAKAAMAGLLAGGGAKVVGDAPWLAALPKGDAVRLSCTMARQDDLGAAHLQFAPQRLTVGVGCARNCPTDELAALVTDVLNEAGVAPEAVHSVNTISLKADEPGIIALAADLGVPLRLFEAEELEAQTPRLQNPSDVVFAEVGTHGVSEAAALVQAGDAGEFLVAKRKTANATCALVVTPEPIVTLRGRARGRLSVVGIGPGQAAWRTPEVSRLVSDAEELVGYGLYIDLLGPLALGKTRSDFPLGGEEERCRYALEQAGQGKNVALVCSGDAGIYAMAALVFELLDRGPDQMGVSDAARRVEVVCSPGVSALQGAAARAGAPLGHDFCAISLSDLLTPREDIVKRLKAAAQGDFVIAFYNPVSMRRRTLLAEARDILLQHRPADTPVMLASSLGRPEEHVRYRRLDELEVDEVDMLTVVLVGSSHSRLAALGEGPRMYTPRGYARKIDGDLAG from the coding sequence TTGGCTTTGAAACCTATTGTTCTGGCGCTGTCGCGCTCTGGTGAGGCGACCGCGCATCGTGTCGCGGCCACCCTTGGCGCGCAGGTACATGGCCGTGAGGGCCGGGTTGATCGGGCTGATGCGTTCTTTGCCAATGCGCTGGACCACGCGCGGGATTTGTTCGCCGCAGGCGTGCCGATTGTGGGCGTTTGTGCCTCAGGTATCCTGATCCGAGCTGTGGCCCCGTTGCTGGCTGATAAGACAACCGAGCCGCCGGTCATTTCTATATCTGATGATGGTGCCGTCGTTGTGCCGTTATTGGGCGGACACCGAGGAGCCAACAAACTGTCGGCGCAGATATCCGAGGCATTGGGTGCTGTATCGGCGATTACAACAGCGGGTGATGTGGCGTTGGGTATGGCGTTGGATGAGCCGCCTGGCGGATGGCAACTGGTCAATCGTATTGATGCAAAGGCTGCAATGGCGGGGTTACTTGCTGGTGGTGGGGCAAAGGTGGTTGGCGATGCGCCCTGGTTGGCCGCGTTGCCGAAGGGCGACGCCGTTCGCTTGTCCTGCACGATGGCGCGGCAGGATGATCTGGGTGCGGCCCATTTGCAGTTTGCGCCGCAGCGGCTGACCGTAGGTGTTGGGTGCGCGCGGAACTGCCCGACTGATGAACTGGCAGCTTTGGTCACGGATGTTTTGAATGAGGCGGGGGTTGCGCCGGAAGCCGTGCATTCGGTGAATACGATTTCGCTGAAGGCGGATGAGCCCGGGATCATTGCTTTGGCGGCAGACTTAGGCGTGCCGCTACGTTTGTTTGAAGCAGAAGAGTTGGAGGCACAGACGCCGCGGTTGCAGAATCCGTCGGATGTGGTCTTTGCCGAAGTGGGCACCCATGGGGTGTCCGAAGCGGCGGCCTTGGTGCAGGCGGGTGATGCGGGTGAGTTTTTGGTCGCCAAGCGTAAAACCGCAAATGCGACCTGCGCGCTGGTTGTAACGCCTGAACCGATCGTGACCTTACGTGGCCGCGCGCGTGGCAGATTGTCGGTTGTTGGTATTGGGCCGGGGCAGGCGGCTTGGCGTACACCGGAGGTGTCGCGCTTGGTGTCAGATGCAGAAGAGCTGGTCGGTTATGGTCTCTACATAGATTTGCTGGGGCCTTTGGCTTTGGGCAAGACGCGATCTGACTTTCCGCTGGGTGGCGAGGAAGAGCGCTGCCGCTATGCGTTGGAGCAGGCAGGGCAGGGCAAGAACGTGGCGTTGGTCTGCTCGGGTGATGCGGGCATTTATGCGATGGCGGCTTTGGTGTTTGAGTTACTGGACCGCGGCCCGGATCAGATGGGTGTTTCGGATGCGGCGCGCCGGGTTGAGGTTGTGTGTTCGCCGGGGGTGAGTGCATTGCAAGGGGCAGCGGCACGGGCCGGGGCGCCGTTGGGGCATGATTTCTGTGCGATTTCCTTATCAGACTTGCTGACGCCGCGTGAAGATATCGTGAAGCGGTTGAAAGCAGCGGCACAGGGCGACTTTGTGATCGCGTTCTATAATCCGGTATCGATGCGGCGGCGGACTTTGTTGGCAGAGGCGCGCGATATTCTGTTACAGCACCGTCCGGCTGACACGCCCGTTATGCTGGCGTCTTCTCTGGGGCGTCCAGAGGAACATGTGCGCTATCGCAGGTTGGATGAGCTGGAAGTGGATGAGGTTGATATGTTGACCGTTGTGCTGGTCGGATCGTCGCATTCACGTTTGGCCGCTCTTGGGGAAGGGCCGCGCATGTATACGCCGCGCGGCTATGCCCGTAAGATTGATGGGGATTTGGCGGGATGA
- a CDS encoding MalY/PatB family protein, producing MTFDHTPDRRNTHCVKWDSMEALYGVSPDDGISMWVADMEFAAAPCIQKAVQRMVDHGVYGYFGDDSKYKAAIQWWMETRHNWVIDPAWIFTTHGLVNGTAMCVDAFTNPGDGVVLFTPVYHAFARVIHASDRQVVECELVNNNGRYEMDFTAYDAQMTGNERMLILCSPHNPGGRVWSKAELQAVAAFAKRHELILVSDEIHHDLTMPGQTHIPMAHIDGIADRLVMMTATTKTFNIAGSHSGNVIIEDPDLRARFAKRMAALGLSANSFGLFMATAAYSPEGAAWVDALRDYLDQNRKVFDTGINAIPGLASMNLEATYLAWVDFANTGMSREEFTARVQDKAKIAANHGPTFGKGGNSFLRFNLAAPRSQIEDAVRRMQHAFADLQ from the coding sequence ATGACATTCGACCACACCCCAGATCGCCGGAACACCCACTGCGTCAAATGGGACAGCATGGAGGCGCTGTATGGTGTCAGCCCCGATGACGGGATTTCAATGTGGGTCGCGGATATGGAATTCGCAGCCGCGCCCTGCATCCAGAAAGCCGTGCAGCGCATGGTCGATCACGGCGTCTACGGCTATTTCGGCGATGACAGCAAATACAAGGCAGCGATTCAGTGGTGGATGGAGACGCGCCATAACTGGGTGATTGATCCGGCATGGATTTTCACCACACATGGCCTGGTAAACGGCACCGCTATGTGCGTCGATGCCTTTACGAATCCCGGTGATGGCGTCGTACTTTTCACCCCGGTCTACCATGCCTTCGCCCGTGTCATTCACGCCTCCGACAGGCAGGTCGTTGAATGTGAATTGGTCAACAACAATGGCCGCTATGAAATGGATTTCACTGCATATGACGCGCAGATGACAGGCAATGAACGTATGCTCATCCTCTGTTCGCCCCATAACCCCGGCGGGCGCGTCTGGAGCAAGGCCGAATTGCAGGCCGTTGCCGCCTTTGCCAAACGCCATGAACTCATTCTTGTTTCAGATGAAATCCACCATGATCTGACTATGCCCGGCCAGACCCACATCCCAATGGCGCATATCGACGGCATCGCCGACCGGCTAGTGATGATGACGGCAACAACCAAGACCTTCAACATCGCAGGCAGCCACTCGGGCAATGTCATCATCGAAGACCCCGACCTGCGCGCGCGTTTTGCCAAACGCATGGCGGCGTTGGGACTTTCAGCCAACAGTTTCGGCCTATTCATGGCAACAGCCGCCTATTCGCCGGAAGGGGCCGCATGGGTGGATGCGTTGCGCGACTACCTTGACCAAAACCGCAAGGTTTTTGATACAGGTATCAACGCCATTCCGGGCCTCGCTTCGATGAACCTTGAAGCCACCTACCTTGCCTGGGTCGATTTCGCCAATACCGGGATGTCACGCGAAGAATTTACCGCACGCGTCCAGGACAAAGCCAAAATCGCTGCAAACCACGGGCCGACCTTCGGCAAAGGCGGCAACAGCTTCCTGCGGTTCAACCTTGCCGCGCCCAGGTCACAGATCGAAGATGCCGTCCGCCGCATGCAGCACGCCTTCGCAGACTTGCAATAG